The genomic segment GAACCTCGCCGTGCCCCCTGCCGTCCTTTATGTCCCTTTGGTCCTTTTGGTCCTTTTGGTCCTTTCGTCCTTTGCCGGCGGGCCCTGAAGGTGCGTTCGGCAGCGCGCGCTCAGCCGGCCAACTTCTCCCGGACCAGGGCTTTCAGGTCCGCCAGATCGGCTGCCAGTTTCTCCCGGGGCTGCTGCGGCACGGCGTGGAAGAAGTGGTGCAGCACCACCTCCATGCCGCAGAAGCCGTAGATCCCGGCGTCGAGGGTCTTGAGCAGGGCGTCCTTGAAGCCGTAGTTCACGTAGACGGCCTCGTCGCCGCCCGTGGTGTTGAGGATCGCGGCCTTCTTGCCCTTGAGGAGCGGTTCGATGCCGTTGGCGCCGACGGCGTAAGCGAAGCCGTAGGAGAAGACCCGGTCGATGTAGCCCTTGAGGATCGCCGGTTGGTTGAACCACCACACGGGGTGGACGGCCACCACCAGGTCGGCGTCCCGGATGAAGGCCTGCTCCCGGGCGATGTCCCCGGGCGTCTCTCCCACCTTGAACGCGGCGAAGTCCGCCCCCTTGAGGACCGGGTCGAAGCCCAGGGCGTAGAGGTCCCGCACGGTGACGGCGTGCCCGGCGGCCGCCAGCTCGCCCCGGACGGCCTCCAGCACGGCGTGGTTGTAGCTTTCGGGGTTGGGGTGGGCATACAGGATGACGACGTTCATGATGTTCCCTCCGTTTTCATTTTCGAACTCGAACGAGCCGTTCGGTAATCACTCGCTTGGATGATGGACCCTGAGAAAAGGATCCCCGGATCATCACTCTGTAAAGTTGGAAAACCAGGCTTCCCATTTCCTGCCCATGCTGTTGAAGGAAACAAATGAACTTGGAAAGATTGTCCTGAGATTCAAT from the Acidobacteriota bacterium genome contains:
- a CDS encoding NAD(P)H-dependent oxidoreductase yields the protein MNVVILYAHPNPESYNHAVLEAVRGELAAAGHAVTVRDLYALGFDPVLKGADFAAFKVGETPGDIAREQAFIRDADLVVAVHPVWWFNQPAILKGYIDRVFSYGFAYAVGANGIEPLLKGKKAAILNTTGGDEAVYVNYGFKDALLKTLDAGIYGFCGMEVVLHHFFHAVPQQPREKLAADLADLKALVREKLAG